The genome window TGGACCACATTTTCATAGACGCCACCCTCAGTCTCTTCCTGTAATTGAAAATGAAGCTCTGTTCCCGCACATTTCTCGAATTAAGGCTAAAGGAATTCAAGATCCCTTTTCACATGGTATTGCTCGCTATGCGCCATGGGTCTCAGAGGTAACGGAAAGTAGTATAAAAGGCACTCTTACAGGAAAAGATCTTTGGAATGGTGTCTCTCTAGCAGACTTAGAAGGCCAAAATTTCAAAATGACCTTTCAAGCAGAGTTGCTGCCTGAGGGTTTAAAAATGTACATTTCTATCGTAAGCGATACAAACTCTTTAGTGGGTTGTCATTATTTTTATCGCTTACCGCAAGGTGAGAACAAAGTGATCGCTCCCGTGAGGGATTTTTATATGGATAAAGAAGAAAAAAAAACCATTCCTCAAGAATGGTTGAATGAAGCCAAACAGTTGAATTTTCCTTTAGACCAGAAAGCTGACTATACTTTTTTTTCTTTTCCCCAACCTTTAAGAAGTACGATAGTTTTAGCAACAAATGATTATCGCTTAACTACGACCTATGAATGTGATTCCCAGGAAAATTGTTGGCAGCTCTATCATCCAGAGGGCGCTTCATTTGTTTGCATTGAACCGATGAGTGCACAATTTCCCCGGCATCCTATTCTCAGTGTGAGTTCTTTGACAGTTTTATTAAGTATTGATTAAGGCTAAGATGTTTAAAACAAATTTCCCCCTCACTTATATGCATGTGGACCGCTTTAGAAGAGGCGCTCCTCATGAGGTTTTTTCCCAGAAGGGCTCTTTGAAGGGAAGAAGAGTATGTCGCCTTCTTTTTATAAAAAAAGCTCTTTTAAGTCCCCTTTCGCTTCCAGCTTTGACTCTCTACAGCGCACTTTTAACGGTCATCAAGTTGGCAGAATTGTCTGGAAAAACGTTTGCCTTAGTCCTTCCAAAAGAACAGAATGTACAAAAGTTCATCCTTACAAGCAAAGGATTTACAGATCAACTTATGCTGACGGGATTAATGCCCATTAAAATTGTTGCTGAAATTACTCGCCTTGGCCTTTCCATGATTTTCGGCTCAAATATCTATTTCTCTCCCCTTGAAAAGCATCCTCCATCTATCCAAGTAGATTACTATAGCGATGCGGTAAAAAGCCAGCTTCAAAAGTTTTGGTCAAAAGGAAAAAACCGCAAAATTAATGCCGAAATCGTAGAAATCGAGCAGATTCACAGGCAAATTCTAGAGGAGCTTTTTGATGAAGAGGATAGGATTCGATTTTTAAAGCAGTTTAGAGTTGTTTTGAGAGATGTACGGAAGGCTTGTACGTTTCGCCTTGATTTGGATAAATTAAGGCAATTCTTTGTAGAATTTTGCCAAAAAGAAGGAATCCAAATGGAGTTGACAACTTTTCTGGCAAAGAAAGATGATGCTGATGATGACCCACAACCTAGTACTGAGCTAGATTAAGACCTGTTTTGAATGGGAAAGGTAATCGTAAAAATCGGGTTCGCTTGTGATAAAAATATGATGGTGGTTAAGGCAAACCGGGATAATTGCATCGATAATCTCCATGTTGCCGACACCAGGTGTGCAAATGGCCGAAATCTTGTCGATAAAAGGACTTTTTTCCAAAAGAATCAACCCTTGCATGTAGTCGGAAAGGCTAAAGCCTTCATCTTGAACTCTAAAAAAAATTAATGTGTGGCAATAATGAAGTGCTTGGATAGCAAAATAAAGGCCTTGACTATCGATAGGAGGATTTCCAAAGAAATCTTGTAATTCCTCTAAAGTTTTAATTTGGTACCCTTTGGTAAATTCACCGCGTTCTGCTTCCCCAAAAAGAGCGATAGAAGGGGAGTCGTTCATGCGTTTCTCTCTTTTTATTTCTTATCTTCTTTAATTATAACATACACGGTTAAATCGAAATAGAGTTTGAATCTTAGAGGAGTAAGATAGTATAATTCACTGATAATATAACTTTTTAGCCTAAATAGCTCAGTAGGTAGAGCAGCGCATTCGTAACGCGAAGGTCGTCGGTTCGATTCCGGCTTTGGGCAATCCCTTTCCAGTACCTGTGAGCATGATTCAGCTTGGATTCATCAACACTATCCAAGTTAAAGACGAAAAAAACTATTGGAACTTCCTACAAAGTGTGAATATTTACGGAACCCTACCCCTGTTAATCGCTATTTTGCAACTCTCAGAAGAGCTTTTCGTTATGCCTTCAATGACCTTCGCTGAATTGAGGAGAATCCTTGTGGAAATTTCATAAAACTAAAAGCCAAACCTAAAACGTATCGAGCAGAAGAAGCTAACGAAATTAATATCTATCAATCTCCTGATTCCTCCAATTAAATCCCACAGCACTCAATAGTTTTTTATCCTTTTGAACTGCTCAATAAGGGCTCGAACTGCTATTTGACTTATTTAAGTTTTTACGGCAAAATGATGATAGATAAGGAGGTGAATGATGACCCAAAAGCAAAAACATGAAACGGTTCGTTTAACTGTTGATTTTCCTGTTGAGCAGCACACTTACATTAAAATGATGGCTGCTAAAGAAGGGATTAGCATGAGACAATTCATCATTGAGCATTTACCTGGGCCCCAATTAGAGAAAACTAAGAAAGGAACAGTCAAAAAAACAAAATTCGATGCATTGCTGGATGAGATTATGATTGAATACGCTGATGAGTTGAAGAGCTTATCAAAACGATGATGGAATTCTTATCAGTTGAAGAAGTTATCGCTATGCACGAAGCATTTTTGCAAGGATTTGGTGGTTTGCCAGGTATTCGAAACATTCATCTTCTGCTGTCTGCAGTAGAAATTCTTAAAAGTAAGATGTTTGGCCAAGATTTGTATCCGACTATTTATGACAAAGCTGCGGCTTATCCCTGACATATTGTTTGCAATCATCCATTCAATGATGGAAACAAGCGTGCAGGTTTTGGCTCTGCTCTGCTTTTCTTAAAAGCCAACTCTTTTCCCATAAGATTTAATAAGAAAAAATACGAAAACCTAGTTGTAGAAGTGGCAAAAGGCAAAGTCACTAAAGAAGAAATTGCCAGGTTCTTAGAACATGGTGAGTAAGCTTTTTAGGAAAAGTTGAAAAAATTTTTGATGGGGTGGTGAAGTAGGATGCTTGTCTCCCCAGGGGACCACACCCCTCTTCCCCTATACAGCATATAATTTTCAAAAAGGAATCTCACGGTGCAAAAGCGGCCAGCGCGTGGCATATTGCACCATCAAAAACTGTCAGAATTCAGTTGCATTTTAGTTGTAACTGCCTTAATTCGTGACGCGAAGGTCGTCGGTTCGATTCTAGCGTTGGGCATATCGATAACACTTCTGGACTGAATGGCTTAGAAGGGGTTTCTTTTATGGATTCCTTTTAAAACTCATTTAAGGGGCAACGCGACATGCGGTATAGCCTTCGGCCCACTCTTATTCATTTAACCCTAGAAAGATAATATCGAAAGTGAGGATCGTAATACTCCCATTTTTTAGCTTGTCCAGTAGTAAAATCCTTGTTGAGGATCAGCAATTCCAAAAAATTTGTCTTGTTGCCTTATACAGAGAACCTAGCATTCTTGTAGGATTTACGTAAGAAACGTTAATTTCCATACAAATATTTTTAATCAATTTAAACAATCTCTCCATATCGAAAAAATGTCCTTAATGCATTTATTCTCTTGATTTTGAGGGTAATAAAGGCTTATATTACTTTTTAGTTTGGGAAGTCATATTTTAATTTATTATGAACCTGCAAAATTGGATTACAGGCGATTCGTTTTATTGGTTTTGTGCCCTCGCTGGCACTGGGCTGTTCGTTATTCAATTTTGCCTTAATTTGATGGGATTAGATGACCAGGAAGATGTCGATGATAATGGTATAGATGATTCGAGAAAATTTAAATGGCTTTCTAGGCAAGCACTAACAGGCTTTTTAATGATGTTTGGTTGGAGTGCTCTTACTTGTCAAAAAGAATTCGATTTAGAGGGAGCGCCTAGGTTTGGCATTGCGCTTCTTTGTGGATTTATAGCTATCTTTGCCACCGCATTTATTTTTAAAATAGCTAAGAGGCTTCATAGCAATGGGACTGTATTCAAAATAGAGGATGCAATAGGTCGAGAAGCTGTTGTTTATCAGCGTATCCCACGAAATGGTA of Chlamydiales bacterium STE3 contains these proteins:
- a CDS encoding hypothetical protein (Product derived from UniProtKB/Trembl:Q6MEZ6) yields the protein MIVLKNRSSDGQLLEASFLPEQGMNMVSYKKGNIEVIDQSTRDLFEERFSGLGPLIGPHFHRRHPQSLPVIENEALFPHISRIKAKGIQDPFSHGIARYAPWVSEVTESSIKGTLTGKDLWNGVSLADLEGQNFKMTFQAELLPEGLKMYISIVSDTNSLVGCHYFYRLPQGENKVIAPVRDFYMDKEEKKTIPQEWLNEAKQLNFPLDQKADYTFFSFPQPLRSTIVLATNDYRLTTTYECDSQENCWQLYHPEGASFVCIEPMSAQFPRHPILSVSSLTVLLSID
- a CDS encoding hypothetical protein (Product derived from UniProtKB/Trembl:Q6MEY1), whose translation is MNDSPSIALFGEAERGEFTKGYQIKTLEELQDFFGNPPIDSQGLYFAIQALHYCHTLIFFRVQDEGFSLSDYMQGLILLEKSPFIDKISAICTPGVGNMEIIDAIIPVCLNHHHIFITSEPDFYDYLSHSKQVLI
- a CDS encoding Uncharacterized protein (Product derived from UniProtKB/Trembl:F8KWW2), whose product is MTQKQKHETVRLTVDFPVEQHTYIKMMAAKEGISMRQFIIEHLPGPQLEKTKKGTVKKTKFDALLDEIMIEYADELKSLSKR
- a CDS encoding Uncharacterized protein (Product derived from UniProtKB/Trembl:R5P8L6); the encoded protein is MNLQNWITGDSFYWFCALAGTGLFVIQFCLNLMGLDDQEDVDDNGIDDSRKFKWLSRQALTGFLMMFGWSALTCQKEFDLEGAPRFGIALLCGFIAIFATAFIFKIAKRLHSNGTVFKIEDAIGREAVVYQRIPRNGIGKVSVCVENFVREIDACANDRREVPSFVRVKIINKADDKTVVVEIIQD